The nucleotide sequence CTCCAGTAAATTCTAATACTGTGACGGTAATTGTAAATCAACCATCGGTAGCACCAACAAGTATCTCAGGAACAACAACCATTTGTAATGGCAACTCTACAACTTTAACTTTGAGTGGAGGAACTGCGGGAACAAACGCTAGTGCTAAATGGTACTCTGGGGTATGTAACGGAACTTTAGTAGGAACGGGAAACAGCATTACCGTTTCTCCAACCACTAATACAACTTATTTTGTAAGATATGAAGGCATTTGTAATAATACTAGTTGTGCTTCAATTACAGTCACTGTTAATTCTTTAGCCTCTATACCGTCTACTTTAAGTCCTGATAATGTAACATGTAGCAGCTTCAATGCTAAATGGAATTCAGCAACTAACACCACCAAATATTTTCTAGATGTGGCAACTGATAATGCATTCACAAATCTTGTAAGCGGATATAGTAATTTAGATGTCGGCAACACTACATCTCGCTCAGTAACAGGACTAAACCCATCTACCACATACTATTACAGAGTAAGGGCAAACAATTCTAATTGTGGAAATTCTGGAAATTCTGGAACAATAAATATTTCGACTTTGACTATTGCAATTCCAGCAACAGGAACTCCAGATAACGCAACATGTAGTAGTTTTAATGCAAAATGGAATTCAGCAACTAACACCACCAAATATTTTTTAGATGTAGCAACAGATAATGCATTCACAAATCTTGTAAGCGGATATAGTAATTTAGACGTGGGAAATACAACATCCCATTCAGTAACAGGACTTAATCCTTCTACAACATATTATTACAGAGTAAGAGCACTAAATTCTAGCTGTGGAACAAGTGAAAATTCGGGTACTATGAATATTGCCACTTTAGCAATTGCTATTCCTACTACTAGCACTGCTAATAACTCAACATGCAGTAGCTTCAATGCACAATGGAATTCAGCTTCTAACACTACCAAATATTTTTTAGATGTGGCAACTGATATGGCTTTTACAAATTTTGTAAGTGGATATAACAATTTAGACGTAGGAAATACAACATCCCGTTCAGTGACTGGGCTTAATCCTTCTACGACATATTATTACAGAGTAAGAGCACTAAATTCTAGCTGTGGAACAAGTGAAAATTCGGGTACTATGAATATTTCTACATTGTCAATAGCTACTCCTCCTACTGGCACTGCTAATAACGCAACATGTAGTAGCTTTAATGCACAATGGAATTCAGCTTCTAACACTACCAAATATTTTTTAGATGTGGCAACTGATATGGCTTTTACAAATTTTGTAAGTGGATATAACAATTTAGACGTAGGAAATACAACATCCCGTTCAGTGACTGGGCTTAATCCTTCTACGACATATTATTACAGAGTAAGAGCACTAAATTCTAGCTGTGGAACAAGTGAAAATTCGGGTACTATGAATATTTCTACATTGTCAATAGCTACTCCTCCTACTGGCACTGCTAATAACGCAACATGTAGTAGCTTTAATGCACAATGGAATTCAGCCTCTAATACTACCAAATATTTTCTAGATGTGGCAACTGACAATGCATTTACAAATTTTGTAAGTGGGTACAACAATTTAGACGTAGGAAATACAACATCCCGTTCCATAACAGGGCTTAATCCTTCAACGACATATTACTACAGAGTAAGAGCGCTAAATTCTAGCTGTGGAACAAGTGAAAATTCAAGCACTATGAGTATTGCTACATTGTCCTTTTCTGCACCTTCAATTGGTACCATCTCTCAACCAACTTGTACTACAACAACTGGTAGCTTTACAATTACAAATTATAATGCGTCATATAGTTATACAATTTCTCCTTCAAACGGAGTTACTAGATCAGGAGCGTTAGTAACAGCACCTTCAGGTACTTATTCTATAACAACAAATAATTCAACCTGTACTTCCTTAGCCACTAATTTCACAATTAACAACCAGCCAGAAACTCCCTCAATTCCAACAGTTGGAACTATAACCCATCCTACTTGCGTTATATCTACAGGAAGTGTACAATTGAATGGTTTGCCATCTACAGGAAATATTGTTCAAACAGGAGATACGAATGCTAATTACGCCATTACAGGTGGAGGATCACAAACAATAGCAACATTGGCAGCTGGAAATTATAATTTTGCTATTTCTAATGGAAGTTGTAGTTCGACAACGGTAAATGTTGTTATTAATCCAGCTTTAACTAATACTTGGGATGGAAGTTCTTGGACTGCAGGAACTCCTGATTTTACTCAAGAATTAAAATTCACACATGATTATAATTCTAGTGCAGATATCAAGGGTTGTTCTTGTAAGATTACAGGAGGAGCAAATGTTGTTATAGGATCAGGTGGTACTATGACAATAACTAATGAAGTAGATGTATTAGGCCCAGGAACTCTAACATTTCAAAACAACGCCAGCTTAGTTCAAATCAATGACAATGCTATCAATTCTGGAAATATAACATACCAAAGAACAACACCTTTAATATTAAATACGGATTATGTATATTGGTCATCACCTGTGTCTGGATTTACTTTAGGAGGAATTCAAACTGGAACTTTATATTATTCCTTTAATGCTTCAGGCAATTCATGGGTAAAGGAATCTGCTGGCAGTACAATGTCTCCAAGTAAAGGATATATTGTTAGAGGTTCAGGTACTGGATTAACAACTGGTTCCAAATTTAGCCAAACGGCCTCATTTAATGGAAAACCAAATAATGGTATTATTGGAATTGGAGTAGCTGGAATTGGAAAATCAAATCTTATTGGAAATCCCTATCCTTCAGCAATTGATGCTGATGCTTTTTTAACTGCCAACAGCAGTGTTCTCGAAGGTACATTATACTTTTGGACACATGCTAGTGCCATTCAATTAGCAACAGGAATTGATCCTAATAAAGCTGGTTCTGGAAAATATGCCTACACATCAGATGATTATTCTACCTACAATTTAACAGGAGGTACTGGAGGAACATCTGGTACAATTGCTGCTGGTCAAGGTTTTTTTGCTGATGGTAATGGAAGTGGTGGAACTGCCACTTTCAACAATAGTATGAGGTTAGCTACAAGCGGAGAAACCCTTGACAACTCAAACTTTTTCAGACCAGCGTCAGGTTCAAAAACGGCAAAAACAACCACAACTAACAAAATAGAAAAAAACCGAATTTGGTTAAATCTATCCAATTCCCAAGGGGCATACAAACAAATGTTAATAGGATACATAACAGGGGCAACCAATGATTATGACAGAGGATATGATGGAATTAGTTATGACGGAAATAGCTATATAGATTTTTACAGTATCAACAACAAGAATCTTTTAACCATTCAAGGTAGAGCCTTACCTATTCAACAAACTGATATTGTACCTATTGGATACCGTTCCACCATTGCAGGAGAATTTACTATCTCAATTGATAAAACAGATGGTTTATTGAGTACAATGACAGTTTATTTAGAAGACAAACTAACAAATACCACTCATAACCTAAAGAATGGAGCCTATACATTTACGACTCAAAAAGGAACTTTCAACGATCGTTTTGCTGTAAGCTACCTTGACAAAGCAACTTTAGGAACAAATGATTATACCGCTACAGAAAATGGAATTGTAATTTTTCAAAAAAATGAACAAATCACAGTACTATCATCAGTTGGATTAATTAACAAAGTGCAACTTTTTGATATTTCTGGAAAATTGATTTTGGAGAAGTCTAAAATAAATAATTCAGAAGTAATCGTTGATAATTTAAATTCTACTGAACAAGTTTTAATAGTAAAAGTAAGTCTTGAAAACGGTCAAACTTATAGCCAAAAAATCATTAACTAAGAGAAACTTTTAATTTCAAATCCCGTCTTTTGGCGGGATTTTTTTTGCTTTTCCATCAATATTATAAAACAACCCACATAAATTCTTAATAAAAAACATCATTGATTGCATTGCAAAACTTTGACAATCTTCACAATGAATTTCGGAACACAGATTAAAGAAATTCAATAAATCTAAAAAATCCCTTTGTTTGCTTAGCGAAATACTTTGATAACCCTAGCTATCGGAAGACAGGTTTTTGCTTAAAAAAATCACCGAAAGTGGGTATTGTAAGAATTATCATTTCATTATAACTTTAAAACACAAACTTCTAAGTTATAACAGAATGAGACCTTTATTTCTTTTTATTATAATTATTCTAGCAAATATTAATGTTTCTTTTGGACAAAGTATATTTAAAAACGCAATAACCGACACTAATCCTAGTCTTACAAATCCTTATACAAACGGTCAACTCATCGATGATAATATTAGTGTATCTGGAATAGGCCGAGGACCTGGTTTAAATGGAAACACAGGTATCAACCGTTACAATGCAAGAGACTGGAACACAAGTTCGATTGACACTAATGATTACTTTGAATTTACCTTAATACCAAATCCTGGCTATAAAATTGATTTTAAAAATTTGGAATACAAAGCTCAAGTTTCATTAATTGCTGGACCGGTCAACTTTGCTTTTCGGTCAAGTTTAGACGGATTTACAACTAACATTAGTTCACCTACAATAACTAACAATGGATTAGAAACCACCCCTACCCCTATTGACCTATCAGGTTCCAAATTTCAAAATATAATTTCAAGCATTAGCTTCCGATTTTACGCTTGGGGAGGAAGTGCAACCACAGGAACTTTTAGTATTAATGATTTTACTTTTAACGGCACTGTTAGTTGCAATCTATCTACACCAACTATAGAAACAATAATTCAAGCAAACTGTCCCAATTCAACAGGTACAATTCACTTAAAAAATTTACCCGCTACAGAACCATGGGATTTATTTCAAAATGACGTTTTGATACGATCATCAGGTTATGGCTCAACCTGCATTATTTCAAATCTTACTGCAGGAAATTATAAATATAAAATTTCAAATGGCTATTGTTATTCGCCCTCTACAAACGAAACTTCAATACTATCAAACACAACTAGTTGGAACGGTAGTTCATGGACAAATGGGAATCCTAATTTAAATCAACATATCATTTTTAACGGAAATTACATCAGTACTGTTGATATA is from Flavobacterium sp. NG2 and encodes:
- a CDS encoding fibronectin type III domain-containing protein, with amino-acid sequence MRRIFTDYSVFLFNTSFKKTFFVFLLFIIQNICYGVTKTFTSNNGNWNTATNWSPSGVPSANDDVIIPSGKTATININAVAQSINISGTLNINDGESLYVGSNPSWGNFIVNSGGKFQMPTGGSSALLVVFGNYNNNGTTDFWKSDIIITGDLLSPATSELQKQGNVIVGGNIIGDIALTGGTGEGQIYAVNPNATVSITPTSINNNVTPGDQLPSSEGATLINLVNTIIYGSTCASFTITDPSSNISTCVGGNVTVTISSSGSSPSYQWQLNSGSSGWNNISGQTTSTLSLNNVTAAMAGNKYRVKVTVSGCTKNSNYITLSIDPTTVAGTASSNQSICNGSTPSNITLSGNTGTIQWQSSTDSSSFTNISGATSSTLSSAQMGSLTATRYYRAVVTSGGCPPVNSNTVTVIVNQPSVAPTSISGTTTICNGNSTTLTLSGGTAGTNASAKWYSGVCNGTLVGTGNSITVSPTTNTTYFVRYEGICNNTSCASITVTVNSLASIPSTLSPDNVTCSSFNAKWNSATNTTKYFLDVATDNAFTNLVSGYSNLDVGNTTSRSVTGLNPSTTYYYRVRANNSNCGNSGNSGTINISTLTIAIPATGTPDNATCSSFNAKWNSATNTTKYFLDVATDNAFTNLVSGYSNLDVGNTTSHSVTGLNPSTTYYYRVRALNSSCGTSENSGTMNIATLAIAIPTTSTANNSTCSSFNAQWNSASNTTKYFLDVATDMAFTNFVSGYNNLDVGNTTSRSVTGLNPSTTYYYRVRALNSSCGTSENSGTMNISTLSIATPPTGTANNATCSSFNAQWNSASNTTKYFLDVATDMAFTNFVSGYNNLDVGNTTSRSVTGLNPSTTYYYRVRALNSSCGTSENSGTMNISTLSIATPPTGTANNATCSSFNAQWNSASNTTKYFLDVATDNAFTNFVSGYNNLDVGNTTSRSITGLNPSTTYYYRVRALNSSCGTSENSSTMSIATLSFSAPSIGTISQPTCTTTTGSFTITNYNASYSYTISPSNGVTRSGALVTAPSGTYSITTNNSTCTSLATNFTINNQPETPSIPTVGTITHPTCVISTGSVQLNGLPSTGNIVQTGDTNANYAITGGGSQTIATLAAGNYNFAISNGSCSSTTVNVVINPALTNTWDGSSWTAGTPDFTQELKFTHDYNSSADIKGCSCKITGGANVVIGSGGTMTITNEVDVLGPGTLTFQNNASLVQINDNAINSGNITYQRTTPLILNTDYVYWSSPVSGFTLGGIQTGTLYYSFNASGNSWVKESAGSTMSPSKGYIVRGSGTGLTTGSKFSQTASFNGKPNNGIIGIGVAGIGKSNLIGNPYPSAIDADAFLTANSSVLEGTLYFWTHASAIQLATGIDPNKAGSGKYAYTSDDYSTYNLTGGTGGTSGTIAAGQGFFADGNGSGGTATFNNSMRLATSGETLDNSNFFRPASGSKTAKTTTTNKIEKNRIWLNLSNSQGAYKQMLIGYITGATNDYDRGYDGISYDGNSYIDFYSINNKNLLTIQGRALPIQQTDIVPIGYRSTIAGEFTISIDKTDGLLSTMTVYLEDKLTNTTHNLKNGAYTFTTQKGTFNDRFAVSYLDKATLGTNDYTATENGIVIFQKNEQITVLSSVGLINKVQLFDISGKLILEKSKINNSEVIVDNLNSTEQVLIVKVSLENGQTYSQKIIN